The proteins below are encoded in one region of Manis javanica isolate MJ-LG chromosome 8, MJ_LKY, whole genome shotgun sequence:
- the PARP2 gene encoding poly [ADP-ribose] polymerase 2 isoform X1, which yields MAARRRGTRSCVPRASVALNEVERVNNGNTATEDPSAKRTRRCQRQGVKTQPVAGEEADNDRTEDKQESVKTLLLKGKAPVDPECTAKVGKAHVYCEGNDVYDVMLNQTNLQFNNNKYYLIQLLEDDAHRNFSVWMRWGRVGKVGQHSLVTCSGDLNKAKEIFQKKFHDKTKNNWEDHEKFEKVPGKYDLLQMDYSTNTQHEEETKKEESFKSALKLESQLDLRVQELIKLICNVQAMEEMMVEMKYDTKKAPLGKLTMAQIKAGYQSLKKIEDCIRDGQYGRALTEACNEFYTRIPHDFGLHTPPLIRTEKELSDKVQLLEALGDIEIAIKLVKTELQSLEHPLDQHYRKLHCALHPLDHESYEFKVISQYLQSTHAPTHSDYTMTLLDVFEVEKEGEKEAFRDDLHNRMLLWHGSRLSNWVGILNHGLRVAPPEAPITGYMFGKGIYFADMSSKSANYCFASRLKDTGLLLLSEVALGQSNELLEANPVAEALLQGKHSTKGLGRMAPSPASFIILNGSTVPLGPADDTGILNPEGYTLNYNEFVVYSPNQVRMRYLLKIRFNFLQLW from the exons ATGGCGGCTCGGCGGCGGGGGACGAGGAGCTGCGTACCGCGAG CTTCTGTAGCTTTAAATGAAGTGGAAAGAGTTAATAATGGCAATACAGCTACAGAAGACCCTTCTGCAAAGAGAACTCGAAgatgccagaggcagggggtgaaAACGCAGCCTGTTGCTGGAGAAGAGGCTGATAATGACAGGACAGAAGACAAGCAAG AGTCTGTGAAGACATTGCTGTTAAAAGGCAAAGCTCCCGTGGACCCAGAGTGCACAGCCAAGGTGGGAAAG GCCCATGTATACTGTGAAGGGAATGATGTTTATGATGTCATGCTAAATCAG ACCAATCTTCAGTTCAACAACAACAAGTACTATCTTATCCAGCTGTTAGAAGATGATGCCCACAGGAACTTCAGTGTGTGGATGAGATGGGGCCGAG TTGGGAAAGTGGGGCAACACAGCTTGGTGACTTGTTCAGGGGACCTCAACAAGGCCAAGGAAATCTTTCAGAAGAA ATTCcatgataaaacaaaaaacaattggGAGGACCATGAGAAGTTTGAGAAGGTGCCTGGAAAATACGATTTACTACAAATGGACTATTCAACCAATACTCAG CATGAAGAGGAAACCAAAAAAGAGGAATCTTTTAAATCCGCCTTGAAACTAGAGTCACAGCTAGATCTTCGTGTACAGGAACTAATAAAATTGATCTGTAATGTCCAAGCAATGGAAGAGATGATGGTAGAAATGAAATATGATACCAAGAAAGCCCCACTCG ggaagctGACCATGGCACAAATCAAGGCAGGTTACCAGTCTCTTAAGAAAATTGAGGATTGTATTCGAGATGGCCAGTATGGACGAGCTCTCACAGAAGCATGCAATGAATTCTACACCAGGATCCCACATGACTTTGG ACTCCATACTCCTCCATTAATTCGGACAGAGAAAGAACTGTCAGACAAAGTACAACTACTAGAG GCTTTGGGAGACATTGAAATTGCCATTAAGCTGGTGAAGACAGAGCTGCAAAGTCTAGAACACCCATTGGACCAACATTATAGAAAGTTACATTGTGCCCTGCACCCTCTAGACCATGAAAGCTATGAGtttaaa GTGATTTCCCAGTACTTACAGTCTACTCATGCTCCCACACACAGTGACTATACTATGACCTTGCTTGATGTCTTTGAAGTAGAGAAGGAGGGTGAAAAAGAAGCCTTCAGAGATGACCTTCATAACAG GATGCTGTTATGGCATGGTTCCAGGCTGAGTAACTGGGTGGGAATCCTGAACCATGGGCTTCGAGTTGCTCCACCTGAAGCACCCATCACAGGCTACATG TTTGGAAAAGGAATCTACTTTGCCGACATGTCTTCCAAGAGTGCCAATTACTGCTTTGCTTCTCGCCTAAAGGATACTGGATTGTTGCTTTTATCAGAG GTAGCTCTGGGTCAGAGTAATGAGCTACTAGAGGCCAATCCTGTGGCAGAAGCATTACTTCAAGGCAAGCACAGCACCAAGGGGCTGGGCAGGATGGCTCCCAGTCCTGCctcctttatcattct GAATGGGAGTACAGTGCCCTTAGGACCAGCAGATGACACGGGAATTCTAAATCCAGAGGGTTATACTCTCAACTACAATGAATTTGTTGTCTATAGTCCCAACCAGGTCCGTATGCGATACCTTCTAAAGATTCGATTTAATTTCCTGCAGCTGTGGTGA
- the PARP2 gene encoding poly [ADP-ribose] polymerase 2 isoform X2, protein MAARRRGTRSCVPRASVALNEVERVNNGNTATEDPSAKRTRRCQRQGVKTQPVAGEEADNDRTEDKQESVKTLLLKGKAPVDPECTAKVGKAHVYCEGNDVYDVMLNQTNLQFNNNKYYLIQLLEDDAHRNFSVWMRWGRVGKVGQHSLVTCSGDLNKAKEIFQKKFHDKTKNNWEDHEKFEKVPGKYDLLQMDYSTNTQHEEETKKEESFKSALKLESQLDLRVQELIKLICNVQAMEEMMVEMKYDTKKAPLGKLTMAQIKAGYQSLKKIEDCIRDGQYGRALTEACNEFYTRIPHDFGLHTPPLIRTEKELSDKVQLLEALGDIEIAIKLVKTELQSLEHPLDQHYRKLHCALHPLDHESYEFKVISQYLQSTHAPTHSDYTMTLLDVFEVEKEGEKEAFRDDLHNRMLLWHGSRLSNWVGILNHGLRVAPPEAPITGYMVALGQSNELLEANPVAEALLQGKHSTKGLGRMAPSPASFIILNGSTVPLGPADDTGILNPEGYTLNYNEFVVYSPNQVRMRYLLKIRFNFLQLW, encoded by the exons ATGGCGGCTCGGCGGCGGGGGACGAGGAGCTGCGTACCGCGAG CTTCTGTAGCTTTAAATGAAGTGGAAAGAGTTAATAATGGCAATACAGCTACAGAAGACCCTTCTGCAAAGAGAACTCGAAgatgccagaggcagggggtgaaAACGCAGCCTGTTGCTGGAGAAGAGGCTGATAATGACAGGACAGAAGACAAGCAAG AGTCTGTGAAGACATTGCTGTTAAAAGGCAAAGCTCCCGTGGACCCAGAGTGCACAGCCAAGGTGGGAAAG GCCCATGTATACTGTGAAGGGAATGATGTTTATGATGTCATGCTAAATCAG ACCAATCTTCAGTTCAACAACAACAAGTACTATCTTATCCAGCTGTTAGAAGATGATGCCCACAGGAACTTCAGTGTGTGGATGAGATGGGGCCGAG TTGGGAAAGTGGGGCAACACAGCTTGGTGACTTGTTCAGGGGACCTCAACAAGGCCAAGGAAATCTTTCAGAAGAA ATTCcatgataaaacaaaaaacaattggGAGGACCATGAGAAGTTTGAGAAGGTGCCTGGAAAATACGATTTACTACAAATGGACTATTCAACCAATACTCAG CATGAAGAGGAAACCAAAAAAGAGGAATCTTTTAAATCCGCCTTGAAACTAGAGTCACAGCTAGATCTTCGTGTACAGGAACTAATAAAATTGATCTGTAATGTCCAAGCAATGGAAGAGATGATGGTAGAAATGAAATATGATACCAAGAAAGCCCCACTCG ggaagctGACCATGGCACAAATCAAGGCAGGTTACCAGTCTCTTAAGAAAATTGAGGATTGTATTCGAGATGGCCAGTATGGACGAGCTCTCACAGAAGCATGCAATGAATTCTACACCAGGATCCCACATGACTTTGG ACTCCATACTCCTCCATTAATTCGGACAGAGAAAGAACTGTCAGACAAAGTACAACTACTAGAG GCTTTGGGAGACATTGAAATTGCCATTAAGCTGGTGAAGACAGAGCTGCAAAGTCTAGAACACCCATTGGACCAACATTATAGAAAGTTACATTGTGCCCTGCACCCTCTAGACCATGAAAGCTATGAGtttaaa GTGATTTCCCAGTACTTACAGTCTACTCATGCTCCCACACACAGTGACTATACTATGACCTTGCTTGATGTCTTTGAAGTAGAGAAGGAGGGTGAAAAAGAAGCCTTCAGAGATGACCTTCATAACAG GATGCTGTTATGGCATGGTTCCAGGCTGAGTAACTGGGTGGGAATCCTGAACCATGGGCTTCGAGTTGCTCCACCTGAAGCACCCATCACAGGCTACATG GTAGCTCTGGGTCAGAGTAATGAGCTACTAGAGGCCAATCCTGTGGCAGAAGCATTACTTCAAGGCAAGCACAGCACCAAGGGGCTGGGCAGGATGGCTCCCAGTCCTGCctcctttatcattct GAATGGGAGTACAGTGCCCTTAGGACCAGCAGATGACACGGGAATTCTAAATCCAGAGGGTTATACTCTCAACTACAATGAATTTGTTGTCTATAGTCCCAACCAGGTCCGTATGCGATACCTTCTAAAGATTCGATTTAATTTCCTGCAGCTGTGGTGA
- the PARP2 gene encoding poly [ADP-ribose] polymerase 2 isoform X3 has protein sequence MAARRRGTRSCVPRASVALNEVERVNNGNTATEDPSAKRTRRCQRQGVKTQPVAGEEADNDRTEDKQESVKTLLLKGKAPVDPECTAKVGKAHVYCEGNDVYDVMLNQTNLQFNNNKYYLIQLLEDDAHRNFSVWMRWGRVGKVGQHSLVTCSGDLNKAKEIFQKKFHDKTKNNWEDHEKFEKVPGKYDLLQMDYSTNTQHEEETKKEESFKSALKLESQLDLRVQELIKLICNVQAMEEMMVEMKYDTKKAPLGKLTMAQIKAGYQSLKKIEDCIRDGQYGRALTEACNEFYTRIPHDFGLHTPPLIRTEKELSDKVQLLEALGDIEIAIKLVKTELQSLEHPLDQHYRKLHCALHPLDHESYEFKVISQYLQSTHAPTHSDYTMTLLDVFEVEKEGEKEAFRDDLHNRMLLWHGSRLSNWVGILNHGLRVAPPEAPITGYMFGKGIYFADMSSKSANYCFASRLKDTGLLLLSELW, from the exons ATGGCGGCTCGGCGGCGGGGGACGAGGAGCTGCGTACCGCGAG CTTCTGTAGCTTTAAATGAAGTGGAAAGAGTTAATAATGGCAATACAGCTACAGAAGACCCTTCTGCAAAGAGAACTCGAAgatgccagaggcagggggtgaaAACGCAGCCTGTTGCTGGAGAAGAGGCTGATAATGACAGGACAGAAGACAAGCAAG AGTCTGTGAAGACATTGCTGTTAAAAGGCAAAGCTCCCGTGGACCCAGAGTGCACAGCCAAGGTGGGAAAG GCCCATGTATACTGTGAAGGGAATGATGTTTATGATGTCATGCTAAATCAG ACCAATCTTCAGTTCAACAACAACAAGTACTATCTTATCCAGCTGTTAGAAGATGATGCCCACAGGAACTTCAGTGTGTGGATGAGATGGGGCCGAG TTGGGAAAGTGGGGCAACACAGCTTGGTGACTTGTTCAGGGGACCTCAACAAGGCCAAGGAAATCTTTCAGAAGAA ATTCcatgataaaacaaaaaacaattggGAGGACCATGAGAAGTTTGAGAAGGTGCCTGGAAAATACGATTTACTACAAATGGACTATTCAACCAATACTCAG CATGAAGAGGAAACCAAAAAAGAGGAATCTTTTAAATCCGCCTTGAAACTAGAGTCACAGCTAGATCTTCGTGTACAGGAACTAATAAAATTGATCTGTAATGTCCAAGCAATGGAAGAGATGATGGTAGAAATGAAATATGATACCAAGAAAGCCCCACTCG ggaagctGACCATGGCACAAATCAAGGCAGGTTACCAGTCTCTTAAGAAAATTGAGGATTGTATTCGAGATGGCCAGTATGGACGAGCTCTCACAGAAGCATGCAATGAATTCTACACCAGGATCCCACATGACTTTGG ACTCCATACTCCTCCATTAATTCGGACAGAGAAAGAACTGTCAGACAAAGTACAACTACTAGAG GCTTTGGGAGACATTGAAATTGCCATTAAGCTGGTGAAGACAGAGCTGCAAAGTCTAGAACACCCATTGGACCAACATTATAGAAAGTTACATTGTGCCCTGCACCCTCTAGACCATGAAAGCTATGAGtttaaa GTGATTTCCCAGTACTTACAGTCTACTCATGCTCCCACACACAGTGACTATACTATGACCTTGCTTGATGTCTTTGAAGTAGAGAAGGAGGGTGAAAAAGAAGCCTTCAGAGATGACCTTCATAACAG GATGCTGTTATGGCATGGTTCCAGGCTGAGTAACTGGGTGGGAATCCTGAACCATGGGCTTCGAGTTGCTCCACCTGAAGCACCCATCACAGGCTACATG TTTGGAAAAGGAATCTACTTTGCCGACATGTCTTCCAAGAGTGCCAATTACTGCTTTGCTTCTCGCCTAAAGGATACTGGATTGTTGCTTTTATCAGAG CTGTGGTGA